From one Flavobacterium kingsejongi genomic stretch:
- the istA gene encoding IS21 family transposase yields the protein MANKITDMSKIRKVIKFYCNGKSKLFISSYLSLSRNTVKKYISLFEVLELSFELIDQKTDAELELLFSQTSVEAISPRLQTLYDFFPKMERELKKVGVTVQHMWEQYIAVNPDGYRTSQFHYHYNIWGKRVNPVMHMNHKAGDKMYVDYAGKTLSIIDIDTGEVKEVQFFVAILGASQYTYAEASMSQQKENFVDSVENAMRFFEGTPAAIVPDNLKSAVIKSSRFEPTINETLADLAEHYETTILPARAYRPRDKSLVEGAVKILYRRIYVTIKETKFFSLEELNQQIWDLLDSHNNRKLTGRPYSRFELFLEDEKEKLRPLPQDRFEIKYQSFATVMQNGHVQLSQDKNYYSVPYQYVKKKAKLLYTKSTVEIYYKYNRIAVHPRNYKPYVYTTTPEHLASTHQFVAQWSAARFIEWANNIDESVGEYIMQIIESRNHPEQAYKSCLGILNFEKKVGRQRLINACRRALDFKIYNFKTIQNILENNLDHIDFDQEPEQELPDHSNIRGKHYYN from the coding sequence ATGGCAAACAAAATAACAGACATGAGTAAAATTAGAAAAGTAATTAAATTCTATTGTAATGGAAAGAGTAAGTTATTTATAAGTAGCTACTTATCCCTTTCAAGAAATACGGTAAAGAAATATATTTCTTTATTTGAAGTTCTCGAATTAAGCTTTGAATTAATCGACCAAAAAACCGATGCAGAGCTGGAACTTTTATTCTCCCAGACTAGTGTAGAGGCCATTAGCCCGAGATTACAGACACTTTATGATTTTTTTCCTAAAATGGAACGTGAACTAAAAAAAGTTGGCGTTACCGTACAGCATATGTGGGAACAATATATTGCTGTAAATCCTGATGGTTATCGAACTTCACAATTTCATTATCATTACAATATATGGGGCAAACGAGTTAATCCGGTCATGCATATGAACCATAAGGCTGGTGATAAAATGTATGTTGATTATGCCGGAAAGACACTCTCAATTATTGATATAGATACTGGAGAAGTCAAAGAAGTACAATTTTTTGTAGCAATATTGGGCGCTAGCCAATACACGTATGCTGAAGCTTCCATGAGCCAGCAAAAGGAAAACTTTGTTGACTCGGTAGAAAATGCCATGCGCTTTTTTGAAGGCACTCCTGCCGCCATTGTTCCAGATAATTTAAAATCTGCCGTAATAAAAAGCAGTCGTTTTGAACCGACAATCAATGAAACCCTGGCTGATTTAGCAGAACATTACGAAACCACAATTTTACCTGCCAGAGCTTACAGGCCCAGAGACAAGTCACTAGTTGAAGGAGCTGTTAAGATATTATATCGAAGGATTTATGTAACCATAAAAGAAACTAAGTTCTTTTCTCTGGAAGAATTAAACCAGCAGATCTGGGATTTACTTGACTCTCACAATAACAGAAAACTGACAGGACGCCCTTATTCCCGCTTTGAATTATTTTTAGAAGACGAGAAAGAAAAACTGCGTCCACTCCCACAAGATCGTTTTGAAATTAAATACCAGTCTTTTGCAACAGTAATGCAAAACGGTCATGTTCAATTAAGCCAGGACAAAAACTATTACAGCGTTCCGTATCAATATGTAAAGAAGAAAGCCAAGCTGTTATATACCAAATCAACAGTAGAGATTTATTATAAATACAATCGAATAGCTGTACATCCAAGAAACTACAAACCTTATGTCTATACAACAACTCCTGAGCATTTAGCCAGTACACATCAATTTGTAGCCCAATGGAGTGCTGCCCGCTTCATTGAATGGGCTAATAATATTGATGAGTCAGTAGGAGAATATATAATGCAGATAATCGAAAGCAGAAATCATCCAGAACAGGCTTATAAAAGCTGTTTAGGAATACTGAATTTTGAAAAAAAGGTAGGCAGACAGCGATTAATAAATGCCTGCAGGCGGGCACTTGATTTTAAAATTTACAATTTTAAGACCATACAAAACATTTTAGAAAACAACTTGGATCATATTGATTTTGATCAAGAACCTGAGCAGGAACTTCCCGATCACAGTAACATAAGAGGAAAACACTATTATAACTAA
- a CDS encoding WG repeat-containing protein produces MKKNAIWVLFLLLNLTACSQKNENTKSNAEKGNVKELIEGEHHDNQNYYIFKKNQKFGICDGVGNIIIPAQFDEFGQRNDNYYVEQKNGNYILYWLDVKNKKLVSLPQFADFHFNISDNIDVFTDENQKFGVYKNRKEVLLPFSYFKMNKFGNTILGRKEGLKVVDAFDTKLVPKSGIDFSDFRLLSEKEQLVAVEKEGKWGVVNYDLKQVVPYRYSNINELQSHGGYFIVSQKENNKNLFGIIDVKGKVIVALNYCDIEEEGTRIKFCKNDKYSIVAFEEFIK; encoded by the coding sequence ATGAAAAAAAATGCTATTTGGGTACTGTTCTTATTATTAAATTTAACAGCCTGTTCTCAGAAAAATGAAAATACGAAATCTAATGCGGAAAAAGGAAATGTAAAGGAACTGATTGAAGGGGAGCATCACGATAATCAAAACTATTATATTTTTAAGAAAAATCAAAAATTCGGAATTTGTGATGGAGTAGGTAATATTATTATTCCAGCACAGTTTGATGAATTTGGGCAAAGGAATGACAACTATTATGTCGAGCAAAAAAATGGGAATTATATTTTATATTGGTTGGATGTGAAAAATAAGAAATTAGTATCACTACCACAATTTGCAGATTTCCATTTCAATATCAGTGATAATATAGATGTTTTTACAGATGAAAATCAAAAATTTGGAGTATATAAAAACCGAAAAGAAGTTCTTCTGCCTTTTTCCTATTTTAAAATGAATAAGTTTGGAAATACCATTTTGGGACGTAAAGAGGGTTTAAAAGTAGTAGATGCCTTTGATACGAAACTCGTACCCAAAAGTGGAATCGATTTTTCAGATTTCAGATTACTTTCCGAAAAAGAACAGTTAGTTGCTGTAGAAAAAGAAGGAAAATGGGGAGTCGTAAATTATGATTTGAAACAGGTTGTACCTTACCGGTATTCAAATATAAACGAATTGCAATCGCATGGAGGTTATTTTATTGTCTCCCAAAAAGAAAATAATAAGAACCTTTTTGGAATCATTGATGTGAAAGGAAAAGTAATTGTAGCCCTGAATTATTGTGATATCGAAGAAGAAGGCACACGAATAAAATTCTGCAAAAATGATAAGTATAGTATAGTAGCTTTTGAAGAATTTATAAAATAA